From Paraburkholderia sabiae, a single genomic window includes:
- a CDS encoding MBL fold metallo-hydrolase translates to MKSIIGNISQILGFAAAQRGRELSSASPQHDGERFRNVKPRPVEGFGKTLRIAWNVLFNKPDGTMPSAALPVESLTRADLDAAPDGSLFRLGHSTMLLKLRGQFWLTDPVFAERASPFKRMGPKRFHAPPIAREDLPPLRGVILSHDHYDHLDRETVLALAATTGVFLTPLGVGDRLIEWGVDAAKVRQFDWWQGVEVEGVQFTATPAQHFSGRSLFDGNSTLWASWVIVDGDLRVFFSGDTGYHDGFKTIGERFGPFDVTLMETGAYDAQWPYVHMQPDHTVQAHIDLRGRWLVPIHNGTFDLAMHRWQEPFERVVGLAAAHGIALATPRMGERLDLNAPHRGERWWREVLDVVDAPKPARRRASCRPAGQSNA, encoded by the coding sequence ATGAAATCGATCATCGGCAACATCAGTCAGATTCTGGGATTCGCCGCGGCGCAACGCGGTCGCGAACTGTCCAGCGCGTCGCCGCAGCATGACGGCGAGCGCTTTCGCAATGTGAAGCCGCGGCCAGTCGAGGGTTTCGGCAAGACACTGCGCATCGCGTGGAACGTGCTGTTCAACAAGCCCGACGGCACGATGCCGTCTGCCGCGCTGCCCGTCGAATCGCTGACACGCGCCGATCTCGACGCGGCGCCCGACGGCAGCCTGTTCCGGCTTGGTCATTCGACGATGCTGCTCAAGCTGCGCGGCCAGTTCTGGCTGACGGACCCGGTTTTCGCGGAGCGCGCGTCGCCGTTCAAACGGATGGGGCCGAAGCGCTTTCATGCGCCGCCCATCGCGCGTGAAGACTTGCCGCCGTTGCGCGGCGTGATCCTGTCGCACGATCACTACGATCACCTGGATCGCGAGACGGTGCTCGCGCTGGCCGCGACGACGGGCGTGTTCCTGACGCCGCTCGGCGTCGGCGACCGGCTGATCGAGTGGGGCGTCGATGCCGCGAAGGTGCGTCAGTTCGACTGGTGGCAGGGCGTCGAGGTCGAAGGCGTGCAGTTCACGGCGACGCCCGCACAGCATTTTTCGGGGCGTAGCCTGTTCGACGGTAACAGCACGCTGTGGGCGTCGTGGGTGATCGTCGACGGCGATCTGCGCGTATTCTTCAGCGGCGACACGGGCTACCACGACGGCTTCAAGACGATCGGCGAGCGGTTCGGTCCGTTCGACGTCACCTTGATGGAAACGGGCGCGTACGACGCGCAATGGCCGTACGTCCACATGCAGCCCGACCACACCGTGCAGGCGCATATCGATCTGCGCGGGCGCTGGCTCGTGCCGATCCATAACGGCACGTTCGATCTGGCGATGCATCGCTGGCAGGAGCCGTTCGAGCGTGTGGTCGGACTGGCCGCCGCGCACGGTATCGCGCTCGCGACGCCGCGCATGGGCGAGCGGCTCGATCTCAATGCGCCGCATCGCGGTGAGCGCTGGTGGCGCGAAGTGCTCGATGTCGTCGATGCACCCAAACCGGCGCGCCGTCGTGCGTCGTGCCGTCCGGCGGGACAGAGCAACGCCTGA
- the msrA gene encoding peptide-methionine (S)-S-oxide reductase MsrA: MNKKLIANAFGWTRTSAGRIAACVAIGAGAIAWQHVASAEQAVRIPAPTQDEKVGATHTETAVFAGGCFWGVQGVYEHVKGVQQVASGYTGGAANTAQYETVSDGETGHAESVRITYDPTQITYGRLLQIFFSVAHNPTQLNYQGPDHGTQYRSAVFPQNAEQRAIAQAYIAQLGKAKVFNAPIVTKVEDFKGFYPAEQYHQNYLVLHPDSPYIAINDLPKITYLKQMFPEIYRNDPVLLKTSAS; encoded by the coding sequence ATGAACAAGAAACTCATCGCAAACGCATTCGGCTGGACGCGCACATCGGCGGGACGCATCGCGGCGTGCGTCGCGATCGGCGCGGGCGCGATTGCCTGGCAACACGTCGCGTCGGCGGAACAGGCGGTGCGGATTCCCGCGCCCACGCAGGACGAAAAAGTGGGCGCCACGCATACGGAAACAGCCGTCTTCGCGGGCGGCTGCTTCTGGGGCGTTCAGGGCGTGTACGAGCACGTGAAAGGCGTGCAGCAGGTTGCCTCCGGCTACACGGGCGGCGCAGCGAACACTGCGCAATACGAGACCGTCAGCGATGGCGAAACGGGCCACGCGGAATCGGTGCGAATCACGTATGACCCGACGCAGATCACCTATGGCCGTCTGCTGCAGATCTTCTTCTCGGTCGCACACAATCCGACGCAGCTGAACTACCAGGGCCCCGATCACGGCACGCAATATCGCTCGGCCGTGTTTCCGCAGAACGCCGAGCAGCGCGCGATCGCGCAGGCGTACATCGCGCAGTTGGGCAAGGCGAAGGTGTTCAATGCGCCGATCGTGACGAAGGTCGAGGACTTCAAGGGCTTCTATCCCGCCGAGCAGTATCACCAGAACTACCTGGTGCTGCATCCCGATTCGCCGTACATCGCGATCAACGATCTGCCGAAGATCACCTACCTGAAGCAGATGTTCCCGGAGATCTATCGCAACGATCCCGTGTTGCTGAAGACGTCGGCTTCGTAA
- a CDS encoding RidA family protein, with amino-acid sequence MSETTQFWMVEGAPTPVGPFSHATESGGWVFVTGQMPTLPDDDAAPLPEGVAAQTKRVMDNLVLVLKGIGLGLEHVVSARIFLTEFKRDYATMNAVYAAHFPPGRLPARTCVGVTGLARDALVEIDFIVRRPG; translated from the coding sequence ATGAGCGAAACCACGCAGTTCTGGATGGTCGAGGGCGCGCCGACCCCTGTCGGCCCGTTTTCACACGCGACGGAATCGGGCGGCTGGGTGTTCGTCACGGGCCAGATGCCGACGCTGCCCGACGACGACGCAGCGCCCTTGCCCGAAGGCGTCGCCGCGCAGACCAAGCGCGTGATGGACAACCTCGTGCTGGTGCTCAAGGGCATCGGTCTCGGGCTCGAACATGTCGTGTCGGCGCGTATTTTCCTGACCGAGTTCAAGCGCGACTACGCGACGATGAACGCCGTCTACGCCGCGCATTTCCCGCCGGGACGTTTGCCTGCGCGGACCTGCGTGGGCGTGACGGGGCTCGCCCGCGATGCGCTCGTCGAGATCGATTTCATCGTGCGGCGTCCGGGCTGA
- a CDS encoding TetR/AcrR family transcriptional regulator yields the protein MDDSTTLSRLTDRKRAAVIEAAIDEFRAAGFDATSMDRIAARASVSKRTVYNHFPSKEALFAAILEQLWDASKAGDAPGYRADKPLRPQLIDLLAQKLRLLNDDAFMSLARVAIAAGIHSPERARDMVARIGEREEGLTVWIRAAAADGRLNRPDPAFAAQQLHGLVKGFAFWPQVTMGQPPLSADEQTKIAETSADMFLARYEVDTKNPA from the coding sequence ATGGACGACAGCACCACACTTTCCCGTCTGACCGATCGCAAGCGCGCGGCCGTGATCGAAGCGGCCATCGACGAATTTCGCGCGGCCGGTTTCGACGCCACCAGCATGGACCGCATCGCGGCGCGCGCGAGCGTGTCGAAGCGCACGGTCTACAACCACTTTCCGAGCAAGGAAGCGCTGTTCGCGGCGATCCTCGAGCAGCTATGGGACGCGAGCAAGGCGGGCGATGCGCCCGGCTATCGCGCGGATAAGCCGCTGCGTCCGCAGTTGATCGACCTGCTCGCGCAGAAGCTGCGCCTGCTGAACGACGACGCCTTCATGTCGCTCGCGCGCGTGGCGATCGCGGCGGGCATTCATTCGCCCGAGCGCGCGCGCGACATGGTGGCGCGCATCGGCGAGCGCGAAGAAGGTTTGACTGTGTGGATCCGTGCCGCAGCCGCCGATGGCCGGCTGAACAGGCCCGACCCGGCTTTCGCCGCGCAGCAGCTGCATGGTCTGGTGAAGGGATTTGCGTTCTGGCCGCAGGTGACGATGGGCCAGCCGCCTCTCTCAGCGGATGAACAGACGAAGATCGCGGAAACGTCGGCGGATATGTTTCTGGCGCGCTACGAAGTCGATACGAAAAACCCTGCCTGA
- a CDS encoding aldo/keto reductase encodes MMPLALSAASLVEAQDKASPRMETRKIPSTGEPLPVVGCGTWRTFDVGDDPQGQARLAEVLKVLFAAGGSAIDSSPMYGSSEAVAGTLLTRLDAHGKAFVATKVWTQGREAGIAQMEQSMRRLQQPRIDLMQVHNLVDWRTQLTTLRDWKARGRVRYIGITHYTSSAFDEVASVMRSEKPDFVQINYAADDRDAEQRILPLAHELGIGVVINQPFGGGGLLSRVSRTPLPAWAADIGCTTWAQILLKFVLAQPAVTVVIPGTGRPEYMADNVRAGVGPYPDKALCKRIVEAVGG; translated from the coding sequence ATGATGCCGCTCGCGTTGTCGGCTGCGTCGCTCGTGGAGGCACAGGACAAGGCTTCGCCACGCATGGAAACCCGCAAGATTCCGTCGACGGGCGAGCCGTTGCCTGTCGTCGGTTGCGGTACGTGGCGCACGTTCGATGTCGGCGACGATCCGCAAGGCCAGGCGAGGCTCGCGGAAGTGCTGAAGGTGCTGTTCGCGGCAGGCGGCTCGGCGATCGATTCGTCGCCGATGTACGGTTCGTCCGAAGCCGTCGCGGGCACGTTGCTCACGCGGCTCGACGCGCATGGCAAGGCGTTCGTCGCCACCAAGGTCTGGACGCAGGGACGCGAAGCGGGCATCGCGCAGATGGAGCAGTCGATGCGCCGCCTGCAACAGCCGCGCATCGATCTGATGCAGGTGCACAACCTCGTCGACTGGCGCACGCAACTCACCACGTTGCGCGACTGGAAAGCGCGCGGGCGCGTCCGCTATATCGGCATCACGCATTACACGTCGAGTGCGTTCGACGAGGTAGCGAGCGTGATGCGCAGCGAGAAGCCCGACTTCGTGCAGATCAACTACGCCGCTGACGATCGCGATGCTGAACAGCGTATCCTGCCGCTCGCGCACGAGCTGGGGATCGGCGTCGTGATCAACCAGCCGTTCGGCGGCGGCGGGCTGCTGTCGCGTGTCAGCAGGACGCCGCTGCCCGCGTGGGCCGCGGATATCGGCTGCACGACGTGGGCGCAGATCCTGCTGAAATTCGTGCTCGCGCAGCCCGCCGTGACCGTCGTGATTCCGGGCACCGGCCGCCCGGAATACATGGCCGACAACGTGCGCGCGGGCGTCGGCCCGTATCCGGACAAGGCGCTGTGCAAGCGCATCGTCGAGGCCGTCGGCGGTTGA
- a CDS encoding cytochrome c biogenesis protein DipZ: MLLIVLAYLGGALTILSPCILPVLPFVFARADQPFVRSGLPLLGGMALTFAFVATLAAVGGGWVTQANQYGRWIAIVLLGVFGLTLLLPRLADRLMHPLVSAGNRLTALAQKDGDKPRIGSSFLLGIATGLLWAPCAGPILGLVLTGAALRGASVGTTLLLLAYAAGAATSLAIALLIGGRVFAAMKRSLGAGEWVRRGIGAAMLCGVVAIALGFDTGVLTKISTVATGGIEQHLVDKFSPPKPTSNDSMMSANAPAMKATANTQTQPAGTMMRASTDAAPLPVEGTLPPLTGAVQWLNSPPLTADQLKGQVVLVDFWTYSCINCLRTLPYVKAWSQKYRDMGLVVIGVHAPEFAFERNIDNVKKASHDLGVDYPIAIDNNYAIWRAFGNQYWPAHYFVDAQGRIRHHHFGEGEYEQSEKIIQQLLAEAGHSEAAQVATGLEQHAKGVEAAADGNDMMSPETYIGYTRAENFMSPGGEAPNHARAYAAPSSLDVNDWGLAGTWKVGAEHATLDAPDGRIVYRFHARDLHLVLGPGANGKPVHFRVTIDGNAPGDARGTDVNADGTGVVTEQRLYQLVRQTGNVTDHTFSIEFLDPGVEAYAFTFG, from the coding sequence ATGTTACTCATCGTCCTCGCTTACCTCGGCGGCGCGCTCACGATCCTGAGTCCGTGCATTCTGCCCGTGCTGCCCTTCGTCTTCGCGCGCGCTGACCAGCCGTTCGTGCGCTCCGGCCTGCCGTTGCTCGGCGGCATGGCGCTCACCTTTGCCTTCGTCGCGACGCTGGCGGCCGTCGGTGGCGGTTGGGTCACGCAGGCTAACCAGTACGGCCGCTGGATCGCGATCGTGCTGCTCGGTGTGTTCGGCCTGACGCTGCTGCTGCCGCGTCTCGCCGATCGTTTGATGCACCCGCTCGTCAGCGCGGGCAACCGGCTCACCGCGCTCGCACAGAAGGACGGCGACAAGCCGCGCATCGGCTCGTCGTTCCTGCTCGGCATCGCGACGGGTTTGCTGTGGGCGCCGTGCGCGGGCCCGATCCTCGGCCTCGTGCTGACGGGCGCCGCGCTGCGCGGCGCGAGCGTCGGCACGACGTTGTTGCTGCTCGCGTATGCGGCGGGCGCGGCGACCTCGCTGGCGATCGCGCTGCTGATCGGCGGCCGGGTGTTTGCGGCAATGAAGCGCTCGCTCGGCGCGGGCGAATGGGTGCGGCGCGGGATCGGCGCGGCGATGCTGTGCGGCGTCGTGGCAATCGCACTCGGCTTCGATACGGGCGTGCTGACGAAGATCTCGACGGTCGCGACGGGCGGCATCGAACAGCATCTCGTCGACAAGTTCTCGCCGCCGAAGCCCACTAGCAACGATTCGATGATGTCCGCGAACGCGCCTGCGATGAAAGCGACGGCCAATACCCAGACCCAGCCCGCGGGCACGATGATGCGCGCGTCGACGGATGCTGCGCCGCTGCCTGTGGAAGGCACGCTGCCGCCGCTGACGGGCGCCGTCCAGTGGCTCAATTCGCCGCCGCTCACGGCTGACCAGTTGAAAGGCCAGGTCGTGCTCGTCGACTTCTGGACGTACTCGTGCATCAACTGCCTGCGCACGCTGCCGTATGTGAAAGCGTGGTCGCAGAAGTATCGCGACATGGGACTCGTCGTGATCGGCGTGCATGCACCCGAGTTCGCATTCGAGCGCAATATCGACAACGTGAAGAAGGCTTCGCACGATCTCGGCGTCGATTATCCGATCGCGATCGACAACAACTACGCGATCTGGCGCGCGTTCGGCAACCAGTATTGGCCGGCGCACTATTTCGTCGATGCGCAGGGCCGCATCCGCCATCACCACTTCGGCGAAGGCGAGTACGAGCAGTCGGAAAAGATCATCCAGCAACTGCTCGCGGAAGCGGGTCATTCCGAAGCGGCTCAGGTGGCGACGGGACTCGAACAGCACGCGAAAGGCGTCGAAGCCGCCGCCGACGGCAACGACATGATGTCGCCGGAAACGTACATCGGCTACACGCGCGCCGAGAACTTCATGTCGCCGGGCGGCGAAGCGCCGAACCACGCACGCGCCTACGCCGCGCCGTCGAGCCTCGACGTCAACGACTGGGGACTCGCGGGCACTTGGAAAGTGGGCGCCGAGCACGCGACGCTCGACGCGCCGGACGGACGCATCGTCTATCGCTTCCATGCGCGCGATCTGCATCTCGTGCTCGGGCCGGGCGCAAACGGCAAGCCGGTGCACTTCCGCGTGACGATCGACGGCAACGCACCTGGCGATGCACGCGGCACGGATGTGAATGCCGACGGCACGGGCGTCGTCACGGAACAGCGTCTGTATCAGCTCGTGCGGCAAACGGGCAACGTGACCGACCACACCTTTTCGATCGAGTTTCTCGATCCGGGTGTCGAGGCTTACGCATTCACGTTCGGTTAA